A genomic region of Xyrauchen texanus isolate HMW12.3.18 chromosome 29, RBS_HiC_50CHRs, whole genome shotgun sequence contains the following coding sequences:
- the LOC127623198 gene encoding complexin-3-like produces MAFMVKHVVGGQLKNLTGGLTEEKSDGDKSDAATKGMTQEEFEQYQQQLEEEKQERDANFAQRKAERATIRTHFRDKYKLPKNEVDETQIQAAQDDVELPTELAKMIAEDNQEEEHKQSVLGQLANIQNVDVNHLKGKAQATLEDLKNSAEKCSLM; encoded by the exons aTGGCTTTCATGGTGAAACACGTAGTCGGCGGTCAGCTAAAGAATCTGACTGGAGGTCTGACAGAAGAGAAATCTGACGGAGATAAATCCGACGCGGCTACTAAAGGAATGACACAAGAAGAGTTTgaacagtaccaacaacaactagAGGAGGAAAA GCAAGAACGAGATGCCAATTTTGCCCAGCGGAAGGCGGAGAGGGCGACAATCAGAACTCACTTCAGAGACAAATACAAGTTACCAAAG AATGAGGTAGATGAGACTCAGATTCAGGCTGCTCAAGATGATGTTGAGCTCCCCACTGAACTGGCCAAGATGATCGCTGAGGACAACCAAGAAGAGGAACACAAGCAGTCCGTCCTGGGTCAGCTGGCCAACATCCAGAACGTGGACGTGAATCATCTAAAGGGCAAAGCTCAGGCCACGCTGGAAGATCTGAAGAACTCTGCTGAGAagtgttccctcatgtga